Proteins encoded in a region of the Ancylobacter sp. SL191 genome:
- a CDS encoding DUF3363 domain-containing protein: MPIIGPSRRISPSGLAYDRSLVGEGPNRRMASHLTLALDQRRDTLVDLALAKRQPGGGIDAPNLLSRLQRREVERVAADLAKSTGLTYEPSRRYQDISGRFAMLADGADDGPLTGHGR, encoded by the coding sequence ATGCCGATCATTGGACCATCCCGAAGGATCTCCCCGAGCGGCCTTGCCTATGACCGCTCGCTTGTCGGCGAAGGCCCCAATCGCCGCATGGCCTCGCACCTCACCCTCGCCCTCGACCAGCGCCGGGACACGCTGGTCGATCTAGCGCTCGCCAAGCGACAGCCGGGTGGCGGCATCGACGCGCCCAACCTGCTCAGCCGCCTCCAGCGCCGGGAAGTGGAGCGCGTCGCCGCCGACCTCGCCAAGTCCACGGGCCTGACCTACGAACCCTCCCGGCGCTATCAGGACATCTCCGGCCGCTTCGCCATGCTGGCGGATGGAGCAGACGATGGGCCTTTGACGGGTCATGGCAGATAG
- a CDS encoding tripartite tricarboxylate transporter TctB family protein yields MTDLARGAFGSRKQAGAVSRRELGAAAILVALAVLGFALSSELPRGTLRSVGAGMLPQALSILLGLCAIPILIGALRGAAASDSLTFSLRGPVLVLSATALFALTIKTSHFDGWSTPELGLVVAGPLAIIIGGYATPEARLRPLVTLALFLTPFSLVLFGDLLNLPIPIMPRYVQDVLLAGWSYRGALRLAAALMVGAGLLLLFTGRRAAATPPTATMGG; encoded by the coding sequence ATGACGGATTTGGCGCGCGGAGCCTTTGGCTCGCGCAAACAGGCGGGAGCCGTTTCCCGAAGGGAACTGGGGGCGGCGGCGATCCTCGTCGCGCTCGCCGTGCTCGGTTTTGCCCTCTCGTCGGAGCTGCCGCGCGGCACGCTGCGCTCGGTTGGCGCGGGGATGCTGCCGCAGGCCCTGTCCATCCTGCTCGGGCTCTGCGCCATCCCGATCCTCATCGGCGCGCTGCGCGGTGCGGCGGCATCGGACAGCCTGACCTTCTCGCTGCGCGGTCCGGTCCTCGTGCTCTCGGCGACCGCGCTCTTCGCCCTGACCATCAAGACGTCGCATTTCGACGGCTGGAGCACGCCGGAACTCGGCCTGGTGGTGGCGGGGCCGCTCGCCATCATCATCGGCGGCTACGCCACGCCCGAAGCGCGGCTGCGCCCTCTGGTGACGCTGGCGCTCTTTCTCACGCCTTTCAGCCTCGTTCTGTTCGGCGATCTGCTGAACCTGCCGATCCCGATCATGCCGCGCTATGTGCAGGACGTGCTGCTGGCCGGCTGGAGCTATCGCGGCGCGCTGCGTCTGGCCGCCGCGCTGATGGTTGGCGCCGGGCTGCTGCTGCTGTTCACCGGCCGGCGCGCCGCCGCGACACCACCGACCGCGACGATGGGGGGCTGA
- a CDS encoding siderophore-interacting protein yields MKEATRPRTYRATADVRFPRLDHFLDPILRSIETHDMTVRASADAAEGAAYAVTSAFGKARLDIHPHRLRLTVETVEDHALNRIKHALVGAIGFIAASERLDIVWTGDEVGPALPADLRILRVVRMAWLTPRMKRVVFHGEDLARYDRPDQLHCRLIFQPKSASSRQWPVLDDHGHVVWPDGQKLPTRVYTIRHIDAAAGELTVDFALHERPGPATRWAMAAEPGDIVGILGPAANGTKPADFHVLAGDETGLPGIARLLEQLAPGACGNAFIEVDGRADELPLMRPAGVDLRWLHRGGAPAGTTLLLADAVRTVRWPEDLSRAFFWGGCEHKAFRQIHRHLRHEVGLPAERQTLYSHWNRALSEDDIIAIGAEAYLP; encoded by the coding sequence ATGAAGGAAGCAACGCGCCCGCGCACCTACCGGGCGACAGCGGATGTGCGTTTTCCGCGGCTGGATCATTTCCTCGATCCGATCCTGAGGTCGATCGAGACGCATGACATGACCGTGCGAGCCTCAGCGGATGCCGCCGAGGGCGCGGCTTATGCGGTGACCAGCGCCTTCGGGAAGGCCCGGCTGGACATCCATCCCCACAGGCTTCGCCTGACCGTCGAGACGGTGGAGGACCACGCTCTCAACCGCATCAAGCACGCGCTGGTCGGGGCCATCGGCTTCATTGCCGCGAGTGAGCGGCTCGACATCGTCTGGACCGGTGACGAGGTGGGGCCCGCGCTCCCCGCCGATCTGAGAATTCTCCGCGTTGTGCGGATGGCATGGCTCACGCCCCGCATGAAGCGCGTGGTCTTCCATGGCGAGGATCTCGCGCGCTACGATCGCCCGGACCAGCTTCATTGCCGACTCATCTTCCAGCCGAAGTCGGCATCCTCACGGCAATGGCCGGTGCTGGATGATCACGGCCATGTTGTCTGGCCCGACGGCCAGAAACTGCCGACGCGGGTCTACACCATCCGCCATATCGACGCCGCGGCCGGCGAACTCACCGTCGATTTCGCGCTGCATGAACGACCGGGCCCCGCCACGCGCTGGGCGATGGCGGCGGAACCGGGCGACATCGTTGGTATTCTCGGGCCGGCGGCCAATGGCACGAAGCCGGCCGACTTTCACGTGCTGGCCGGTGATGAAACCGGCCTGCCGGGGATTGCGCGCCTGCTGGAACAATTGGCGCCCGGCGCCTGCGGCAACGCCTTCATCGAGGTTGACGGCCGCGCCGACGAACTGCCGCTGATGCGCCCCGCCGGCGTCGATCTGCGATGGTTGCACCGGGGCGGTGCGCCCGCCGGGACGACCCTCCTGCTGGCCGATGCCGTACGTACGGTGCGCTGGCCGGAGGATCTCTCCCGCGCCTTCTTCTGGGGCGGCTGCGAGCATAAGGCCTTCCGGCAGATCCACCGCCATCTGCGCCACGAGGTCGGGCTCCCGGCGGAGCGCCAGACGCTCTATTCTCATTGGAACCGTGCCCTGAGCGAGGATGACATCATCGCCATCGGAGCGGAAGCCTATCTGCCATGA
- a CDS encoding ABC transporter substrate-binding protein, with the protein MLTDMAGRPVRLTAPPRRIILLEARDILTMACLHPDPAGLVVGWAAAERIDSPKLQQRLQEAHAIAPVGRLTADTISREQIAGLSPDLVVTNYVMTPEGPADPLIEWLESNGVPVVFSDASSNADDPPAPQDPLALAKGQLRLWGQLLGAGSQAEAYIAFMDAHLRDVRARLDGTSPVAAYLEIQSTRDDCCWAAGRRIWGDLLAASGGRSLPAITAPWFQKLALEYLIATPHDVYIASGGGWSAGGRPPIGPGLDPATARTALAALTRRVGFDQMASVRQDRVHAIWTGLIAAAPLNILFIEIVATWLHPERCADLDPARTLAEINRFMAVPIDGPLWVSLKEERP; encoded by the coding sequence GTGCTCACCGATATGGCCGGTCGCCCGGTCCGCCTTACCGCGCCGCCGAGACGGATCATCCTGCTGGAAGCGCGGGATATTCTCACCATGGCGTGCCTGCATCCCGATCCTGCCGGCCTTGTGGTGGGCTGGGCTGCGGCGGAGCGGATCGACAGCCCAAAGCTTCAGCAGCGGCTGCAGGAAGCTCACGCCATCGCGCCGGTTGGCCGCCTCACGGCGGATACCATCTCGCGCGAGCAGATCGCGGGTCTGTCGCCGGACCTTGTGGTGACGAACTACGTCATGACGCCCGAGGGGCCCGCCGACCCACTGATCGAATGGCTTGAGAGCAACGGCGTCCCTGTCGTCTTCAGCGACGCGTCCAGCAATGCCGACGATCCTCCTGCGCCGCAGGATCCGCTGGCGCTGGCCAAGGGCCAACTGCGCCTTTGGGGGCAGCTCCTTGGCGCCGGCTCGCAGGCCGAGGCCTATATCGCCTTCATGGACGCGCATCTGCGTGATGTGCGGGCGCGTCTGGACGGCACGTCGCCCGTGGCCGCCTATCTCGAGATCCAGTCGACCCGCGATGATTGCTGCTGGGCGGCGGGCCGCCGGATTTGGGGCGACCTCCTCGCCGCGTCCGGTGGACGGTCCTTGCCGGCGATCACGGCGCCCTGGTTCCAGAAGCTGGCGCTGGAATATCTCATCGCCACGCCGCATGACGTCTATATCGCTTCGGGCGGCGGCTGGTCTGCGGGCGGCCGCCCGCCCATCGGTCCCGGCCTTGATCCGGCGACCGCCCGCACGGCGCTGGCGGCGCTCACCCGTCGCGTCGGCTTCGACCAGATGGCCAGCGTGCGGCAAGATCGCGTCCACGCCATCTGGACCGGCCTGATCGCGGCGGCACCGCTCAACATCCTCTTCATCGAGATCGTCGCCACATGGCTTCACCCGGAGCGTTGCGCCGACCTCGATCCGGCGCGGACACTGGCCGAGATCAACCGCTTCATGGCGGTGCCGATCGATGGTCCGCTCTGGGTGTCGCTGAAGGAAGAGCGCCCATGA
- a CDS encoding tripartite tricarboxylate transporter permease: MFDLIGNLGLGLAVAFSLKNLVLCLTGCLVGTLVGILPGVGPIATISMLLPITFGLDPVGALIMLAGIYYGAQYGGSTTAILVNIPGEATAVVTTLDGHQMARRGQAGIALGIAAIGSFIAGTFATLLIAALAKPLTSLALVFGPAEYFSLMVMGLVFAVVLAHGSIIKAIAMILFGILLSTVGIDLETGEARMTLGMDFLADGIDFAVLAMGVFGVAEILRNLDNVETRDVVRQAIGRLLPGHKELRQSAAPIARGTIIGSILGILPGNGAVLGPFAAYTLEKKLAKDPSRFGKGAIEGVAGPESANNAGAQTSFIPLLTLGIPPNAVMALMVGAMTIHGIVPGPLVMTNSPELFWGMIASMWIGNLMLLIINLPMIGLWVKLLKVPYQLMFPAILMFCSIGIFSINSEPVQVLLIGLFGFAGYLLAKFGFEPAPMLLGFVLGRLMEENFRRALLVSRGDMATFIDSPISAGLLAIAAIMLVIVLLPSFRRGREDVFAE; the protein is encoded by the coding sequence ATGTTCGATCTCATCGGCAATCTCGGCCTCGGCCTCGCCGTCGCCTTCTCGCTCAAGAATCTCGTTTTGTGCCTTACCGGCTGTCTGGTGGGAACGCTGGTCGGCATCCTGCCCGGCGTCGGGCCGATCGCCACCATATCGATGCTGCTGCCGATCACCTTCGGGCTTGATCCGGTCGGCGCGCTCATCATGCTCGCCGGCATCTATTACGGCGCGCAATATGGCGGCTCGACCACCGCCATCCTCGTCAACATTCCCGGCGAGGCGACCGCGGTGGTGACGACGCTCGACGGCCACCAGATGGCCCGGCGCGGGCAGGCCGGTATTGCGCTCGGCATCGCCGCCATCGGCTCCTTCATCGCCGGCACCTTCGCCACGCTGCTGATCGCGGCGCTGGCCAAGCCGCTCACCAGCCTCGCCCTGGTCTTCGGCCCGGCCGAATATTTCTCGCTGATGGTGATGGGGCTCGTCTTCGCGGTGGTGCTCGCGCATGGCTCGATCATCAAGGCCATCGCCATGATCCTGTTCGGCATCCTGCTCTCCACGGTCGGCATCGATCTCGAGACCGGCGAAGCCCGCATGACGCTCGGCATGGACTTCCTGGCGGATGGCATCGACTTCGCCGTGCTCGCCATGGGCGTGTTCGGCGTCGCCGAGATCCTGCGCAATCTTGACAATGTCGAGACCCGCGACGTGGTGCGGCAGGCGATCGGCCGGCTACTGCCGGGCCACAAGGAGTTGCGCCAGTCCGCCGCGCCCATCGCTCGCGGCACGATCATCGGCTCCATTCTCGGCATCCTGCCGGGCAATGGCGCGGTGCTCGGGCCCTTCGCCGCCTACACGCTGGAAAAGAAGCTCGCCAAGGATCCCAGCCGCTTCGGCAAGGGGGCGATCGAGGGCGTGGCGGGGCCGGAAAGCGCCAATAATGCCGGCGCGCAGACCTCGTTCATCCCGCTGCTGACGCTCGGCATCCCGCCCAATGCGGTGATGGCGCTGATGGTCGGCGCCATGACCATCCACGGCATCGTGCCGGGGCCGCTGGTCATGACCAATTCGCCGGAGCTGTTCTGGGGCATGATCGCCTCCATGTGGATCGGCAACCTCATGCTGCTCATCATCAACCTGCCGATGATCGGCCTGTGGGTGAAGCTGCTGAAGGTGCCCTACCAGCTGATGTTCCCGGCCATCCTGATGTTCTGCTCCATCGGCATCTTCTCGATCAATTCCGAGCCGGTGCAGGTGCTGCTGATCGGGTTGTTCGGCTTCGCCGGCTATCTCCTCGCCAAGTTCGGTTTCGAGCCGGCGCCCATGCTGCTCGGCTTCGTGCTCGGCCGGCTGATGGAGGAGAATTTCCGCCGCGCCCTGCTGGTCTCGCGCGGCGACATGGCGACCTTCATCGACAGCCCGATCTCCGCCGGCCTGCTTGCCATTGCCGCCATCATGCTGGTGATCGTGCTGCTGCCGAGCTTCCGCCGCGGGCGTGAGGATGTCTTCGCAGAATAA
- a CDS encoding Bug family tripartite tricarboxylate transporter substrate binding protein — MLTRRHLSRLLLAAGCLAALPGTMPIAVAQDAYPVRPVKLVVPYAAGGGTDAIARLVANGVGEKLGQAMVVENNGTSGGNVASQRVASADPDGYTVLMANQGPMVVNPHLFKSLKLDPLTAFEPVTLIARTPLVVVVSKNSKFKSFEEIIAFGKANPGALTYGSAGNGSASHLATALLLSQAGISAVHVPYKGAGPALNDMLGGRGDFMVTTLPSVLGLVDSGEMIPLAVTTKERVAKLPHVPAIAERGYPAYESAAWYGFAVPKGTPQPVIDKLRSATLEALATPVIKERLTAEGTTIVGDTPQEFAAMMKSESARWSTFLGQAGISID, encoded by the coding sequence ATGTTGACCCGTCGCCATCTGTCCCGGCTGCTGCTCGCCGCCGGTTGCCTCGCCGCCCTTCCCGGCACCATGCCCATTGCTGTCGCGCAGGACGCCTATCCCGTGCGCCCGGTTAAGCTCGTCGTGCCCTATGCCGCTGGCGGCGGCACAGACGCCATCGCCCGCCTCGTCGCCAATGGCGTCGGCGAGAAGCTGGGGCAGGCGATGGTGGTGGAGAATAACGGCACCTCCGGCGGCAATGTCGCCTCCCAGCGCGTGGCGAGCGCGGACCCGGACGGCTACACCGTGCTGATGGCCAATCAGGGCCCGATGGTCGTCAACCCGCATCTGTTCAAGAGCCTGAAGCTCGACCCGCTCACCGCCTTCGAGCCGGTGACGCTGATCGCGCGCACGCCGCTCGTCGTGGTCGTCTCCAAGAACTCGAAGTTCAAGAGCTTCGAGGAGATCATCGCCTTCGGCAAGGCCAATCCCGGCGCGCTGACCTATGGCTCGGCCGGCAATGGCTCGGCGAGCCATCTGGCGACCGCGCTGCTGCTCTCGCAGGCCGGCATCAGCGCCGTGCATGTGCCCTATAAGGGCGCCGGCCCGGCGCTGAACGACATGCTGGGCGGTCGCGGCGACTTCATGGTGACGACGCTCCCCTCGGTGCTCGGCCTCGTCGACAGCGGCGAGATGATCCCGCTCGCCGTCACCACCAAGGAGCGGGTGGCCAAGCTGCCCCACGTGCCGGCCATCGCCGAGCGCGGCTATCCCGCCTACGAATCCGCCGCCTGGTACGGCTTCGCCGTGCCCAAGGGCACCCCGCAGCCGGTGATCGACAAGCTGCGCAGCGCGACGCTGGAAGCGCTCGCGACCCCGGTCATCAAGGAACGCCTGACGGCCGAAGGCACCACCATCGTCGGCGACACGCCGCAGGAATTCGCCGCGATGATGAAGTCCGAGAGCGCGCGCTGGTCCACGTTCCTCGGCCAGGCCGGCATCTCCATCGACTGA
- a CDS encoding TonB-dependent siderophore receptor, protein MVQRTLFRHAVSIGALLAAMNAAMHAAAAQQAPIALETVTVEEAAGADADPLLQTRNATATGTNTPVLETPLSVTSVTRRQMDEQNPQTVSEALRYTAGVLSDRDTNARYDSIFIRGFGSFGTATNYVSFLDGLQLPRGQAFAQTSIDPFLLERVDVLKGPAALLYGAVSPGGIVNQISRSPTVEPHGEVFVQGGTYDRIQAGLASSGAITKDGTWQYSFSLVGRDSGTQYDGVDEQRLAVAPIVTWQPDADTSLTLRSYYQKDPDGGYFNSLYPSELAPAAYKSYLNRDLNVGDPDFDSFSREQYGIGYAFEHRFDDMVSFKSSLRYSHVDVDFQSLQMFGPISADGLIPRAALQSIEEVGGVASDNHLQFDFSTGAFQHTALFGIDYENTSSSWQYLMGGATSLNVVNPQYGQPVGALSTVINADQSLWQTGIYAQDQISFGQFRALLGIRHDWVDQNSENLLTNTSTVQDSEATTYRAGLLYLFDNGLAPYVSYATSFEPVSGVDISGTPFVPSTAEQYEIGLKYQPEGLNALFTMAAFDIRQQNVLTQDVLTGLNVQQGEVQSRGIELEARGNVTRNIELIAAVTFLDTEVTESSNPADIGKRPPAVPNYFSSFWASYTFDSGTFNGLMVAGGVRIVGPSYADNANTLEFDGYTLVDAALSYDLSVLNKSLKGFKATLNVTNLLDTEYYSSCSSSYYCQFGNGRLVLAGLRYTW, encoded by the coding sequence TGAGACGCCTCTGTCCGTGACCAGCGTGACCCGCCGCCAGATGGACGAGCAGAACCCGCAGACGGTGAGCGAGGCGCTGCGCTACACGGCGGGCGTTCTGTCCGATCGCGACACCAATGCACGCTACGATTCGATCTTCATCCGTGGCTTCGGCTCCTTCGGAACCGCGACCAACTATGTGAGCTTCCTGGACGGGCTACAGCTCCCGCGTGGGCAGGCCTTCGCGCAGACATCGATCGATCCGTTCCTGCTGGAGCGGGTGGATGTGCTGAAGGGCCCGGCCGCGCTGCTTTATGGCGCCGTCAGCCCCGGCGGCATCGTCAACCAGATCAGCCGATCGCCCACCGTGGAGCCGCATGGCGAGGTCTTCGTGCAGGGCGGCACCTATGACCGCATCCAGGCCGGCCTCGCCTCCAGCGGCGCGATCACCAAGGACGGCACCTGGCAGTACAGCTTCAGCCTCGTCGGCCGCGACTCCGGGACACAGTATGACGGCGTGGACGAGCAGCGCCTCGCCGTCGCGCCGATCGTGACGTGGCAGCCGGATGCCGACACCTCGCTTACCCTGCGCAGCTATTACCAGAAAGACCCCGACGGCGGCTATTTCAACTCGCTCTACCCGAGCGAGCTCGCCCCCGCTGCCTACAAGTCCTATCTCAACCGCGACCTCAATGTCGGCGATCCGGACTTCGATTCCTTCAGCCGCGAGCAATATGGCATCGGCTACGCGTTCGAGCACCGCTTCGATGACATGGTGAGCTTCAAGTCGAGCTTGCGTTACTCTCATGTCGACGTCGATTTCCAGTCGCTGCAGATGTTCGGCCCGATCAGCGCGGACGGGCTTATTCCCCGCGCGGCGCTGCAATCCATTGAGGAGGTCGGCGGCGTCGCCTCCGACAACCATTTGCAGTTCGACTTCTCGACCGGTGCCTTCCAGCACACGGCGCTGTTCGGCATCGACTATGAGAACACGTCGAGCAGCTGGCAGTATCTCATGGGCGGCGCGACGTCGCTCAATGTGGTGAACCCGCAATATGGCCAGCCGGTGGGCGCGCTCAGCACCGTCATCAACGCCGACCAGTCGCTCTGGCAGACCGGCATTTACGCGCAGGACCAGATCAGCTTCGGCCAGTTCCGCGCCCTGCTCGGCATCCGCCACGACTGGGTGGACCAGAACTCCGAGAACCTGCTCACCAACACCAGCACCGTCCAGGACAGCGAGGCGACGACCTACCGCGCCGGCCTGCTCTACCTCTTCGACAATGGCCTCGCGCCCTATGTGAGCTACGCCACCTCCTTCGAGCCGGTGAGCGGCGTCGACATCAGCGGCACGCCCTTCGTGCCCTCCACCGCCGAGCAATATGAGATCGGCCTGAAGTATCAGCCGGAGGGCCTCAACGCGCTGTTCACCATGGCGGCGTTCGATATCCGCCAGCAAAACGTGCTGACGCAAGACGTCCTCACCGGGCTCAACGTGCAGCAGGGGGAAGTACAGTCGCGCGGCATCGAGCTGGAGGCGCGGGGCAATGTCACCCGCAACATCGAACTGATCGCGGCCGTCACCTTCCTCGACACGGAAGTCACCGAGTCGAGCAACCCGGCCGATATCGGCAAGCGCCCCCCGGCGGTGCCGAACTATTTCAGCTCCTTCTGGGCGAGCTACACCTTCGATTCCGGCACCTTCAACGGGCTCATGGTCGCCGGCGGCGTGCGCATCGTCGGCCCGAGCTATGCCGACAACGCCAACACGCTGGAGTTCGACGGCTACACGCTGGTCGACGCTGCGCTCAGCTATGATCTGAGCGTTCTGAATAAGAGCCTGAAGGGCTTCAAGGCGACTTTGAACGTCACCAACCTGCTCGATACCGAGTATTATTCGAGCTGCAGCTCGTCCTATTACTGCCAGTTCGGCAATGGGCGGCTGGTGCTCGCGGGCCTGCGCTACACATGGTAG
- a CDS encoding 4-oxalomesaconate tautomerase, producing the protein MHKSSDMRIPAVMMRGGTSRGPFILESDLPTDPQLRERVLLAIMGSPDALQVNGIGGGNPLTSKVAIVSPSRRPGVDVEYLFAQVAVDRPIVDMTPNCGNMLSAVGPFAIESGLLPAGAGQTTVRIFNRNTSKTIEAIVQTPDGSVTYGGDTEIDGVPGRAAPIKLTFLDANGSKTGSLFPTGQTAELIDDVPVTLIDYAMPMMIIQAAAFGLSGTETPEQLDANRPLFVQLERLRREAGQRMGLGDVSNAVVPKIGLMAPPTRPGGTITSRYLVPHRIHRAHAVTGALCVAVAAAMPGTVAHAVARLPAAGAPIIIEHPSGKIDVDLEIDASGVVRRASLIRTARRIFEGTVIVPLPDEPDTRVPRARRA; encoded by the coding sequence ATGCACAAGAGCTCCGACATGCGCATCCCGGCCGTGATGATGCGCGGGGGAACGTCGCGCGGCCCGTTCATCCTCGAAAGCGACCTGCCGACCGATCCCCAGCTGCGCGAGCGCGTGCTGCTCGCCATCATGGGCTCGCCCGATGCGCTGCAGGTCAACGGCATTGGCGGCGGCAACCCGCTGACCAGCAAGGTGGCCATCGTCTCGCCCTCAAGGCGGCCGGGCGTGGATGTCGAGTATCTCTTCGCGCAGGTGGCGGTGGACCGGCCCATCGTCGACATGACGCCGAACTGCGGCAACATGCTCTCGGCCGTCGGTCCCTTCGCCATTGAGAGCGGGCTGCTTCCCGCCGGCGCGGGCCAGACCACGGTGCGCATCTTCAACCGCAACACCAGCAAGACCATAGAGGCCATCGTTCAGACGCCGGATGGCAGCGTGACCTATGGCGGTGATACCGAGATCGACGGCGTGCCCGGCCGGGCGGCGCCGATCAAGCTCACCTTCCTCGATGCCAATGGCTCGAAGACCGGCAGCCTGTTCCCGACCGGACAGACAGCCGAGCTGATCGACGATGTGCCGGTGACGCTGATCGACTATGCCATGCCGATGATGATCATCCAGGCAGCGGCATTCGGCCTGTCCGGCACCGAAACGCCCGAGCAACTCGACGCCAACCGGCCACTGTTTGTCCAACTGGAGCGGCTGCGCCGCGAGGCCGGGCAGCGCATGGGGCTGGGCGATGTCTCCAATGCGGTGGTGCCGAAGATCGGCCTGATGGCGCCGCCCACGCGCCCCGGCGGCACGATCACCTCGCGTTATCTGGTGCCGCACCGCATCCACCGCGCCCACGCCGTCACCGGCGCCCTCTGCGTCGCCGTGGCCGCTGCCATGCCAGGAACCGTCGCCCATGCGGTGGCGCGGCTACCCGCAGCTGGGGCGCCCATCATCATCGAGCATCCCAGCGGCAAGATCGATGTCGACCTGGAGATCGACGCGTCGGGCGTGGTCCGCCGGGCCAGCCTGATACGCACCGCCCGCCGCATCTTCGAGGGCACGGTGATCGTGCCCTTGCCGGACGAGCCGGACACCCGCGTTCCGCGCGCAAGGCGTGCCTGA